Genomic window (Fluviispira vulneris):
AAATCGCTCGGAAATTGCCTGCAATCGTTGTCCCGCAAAGAAAGATTGCCACAATATGATGGCGACAGCGAGAAATAGTACATTAAATAAAATCGTTTCCCACTTGCAAGATGTAGGAGCATTAAATGAATCTGTCCCAACAGAAATGGGAAATTTGGCTCGACATTTTCCTCAAGCGGGTGGGCTCATAATTGCGAATTGGTTGGCACAGGGACATTTAAATAAAGATACATTTTTAGATTATATTCAAGCCATGGCTGCTTTCGGTGCAGCGCATTTTAAAGAAATTCCAGATTCATTTGCTGATATGGCTTTTTTAAATGATTTAAAAATTCCATCTTTAATTGATAAGTATTACCCAAGCACTCTTTTCCCAGAATTATATGACGAAGTTAAATTAAGACGAGGAGAAGAACCGCAAGAAGGAAATGAGCTTGTTTTTAGGGAATTCAACTTAGGTGCTGCTTCTTTGATAAAACATTGGCTCAACCCTAAAACAGAGTGGGAAGATTTAGTAGCAGAGCATTCCTCTAAGTATTTTTCAGCAGGCGATTGTATGAATGTTCTGTTTCGCTTTTCAACCTTTCTACAAAGTTGTGGTAGACTTGGAGATTTTAATCCTGCAATTGCTGCTGAAGCAAAGCGATTACAAAGAATATTATTACGCGAACCACTCGATGCTCGGAACCGTATGTTAGTGGAAGAGGCAAATGAATTGGAAAATGTCCCAGAATCTTTTTCTGAAGTTGAAAGTTAAACGTTAATTTCATTATTTATTAGAAAAAATATGGTCTATAAGAAATTATAGGCCATATTTAAATTTATAAAGATAAATATTATTGTGTTTTTTTATGATATTAATTATATTTTCTAAAAGAATTTAAAAAATCTTAAATTACTTTTTTAAGATTTTTATTATCTTAAGTTTTTTCTTCCTAAAAAATGTCGTAACATTGCAAAAATTATTTATAGTCAACCGATTAGAGGATAAAATTTATGCAATTAATAGAATCTATCTATGATATTTTTTATGTGGAATTTTCAAAATTACTTGGAAAGATAAATAACAAATATAAAGTTCAAATGTTTGAAAAACTAAGATTGAAAAAATTGAGAAAGATTAGCAAATTTGCATTTGCGAACTCAAATTTCTATAGAAAAGTCTTTATTGAAAATGGGATTAGAGAAGAGGATTTAGATAGAATTCAATTTGAGCAGCTGCCAATAATTAAGAAAAAAGATATGATTGATAATATTCAAGATGTCTTTACTGATAAGAGCATAGTGAAAGATGATTTATTCAAGTTTATCCATGATCCTTCTTCTGGTAATATATATAAAGAAAAATATATTTGCTTTACAACCTCAGGAACACTTGGTTTAAAATTACCAATCTTATTTTCTCTTAAGGATTTCAATAAAGTAATCATTAACACTCTTTTCTATAACACATTTCCAATTAAATTTTTAATTGGAAAGAAGACACGTGTGACAATGATTGGTCTAATTGAAGGAAGAAGTGCAGGCATAACATTTTTTAAAAACCTTCCAAATTTAATTTATAATAAAAAGTCTATCTCTCTTTTACTGCCAATCCCAAAAATAGTAGAAGAACTCAATAGTTTTAATCCAGAAATGCTTATTTCTTATCCTGGAGTGTTTGTATCATTACTTGAGTATAAAAAAAATGGAAAATTACGAATATCACCTAAAAAAATAGTTCTTTCAGGTGAAATTTTAACAAAAGAAAATGCAAAAAAAATTCGAGAGACTTTTAACTGTGAAGTTGTCAATTCTTATGGGTCATCCGAATGTCTTATAGTGGGTACGCAGCAGAATGATAAACCTTATTTAATATTTCCAAATACGTGCCATATAGAACTTGTTGGACATGATAACAAACCTGCACCTGTAGGAGAATTGGGTAGAATCGTAATAACAAATTTTCAAAATTTCAGTCAACCATTTATTCGTTATGATATCGGAGACTTTGCTGTAAATACAGTAAATGAATTTGGCGAGTTTAGTTTTGATGGAGTTGCTGGAAGGAATTATAAGCCAATTTTATTTCAAAACAACGAAGGTGAAAAATTTGAAATATTTCACTGGACTTTTTATACCTATATTCTCTATGCAGCAGGGATTTATAAATCGCAAATGCGTATAGGTAATAACTGTTTTAAAACCTTTCTAGTAGGTACACAGGAATGTATTGAAAAATGTAAAAATAATTTTGATGAATTACTTAAAAGCTTAGGTGCTGAGAAATCTGTTAAATTTAGTTTCGAAAAAGTCGATGACATAAAGCCTGAATCTAATGGGAAAATACCATTTATAATATTTGATGATTCTTTGAATTATTAATGAAAAATGATGATAAATATGTATGCAAAATATTTGCATACTTAATTTGTTGCCCAAGTGATATATTCGCCACTCGGTATTTTCAGTTTATGTTGTTTTTGGTCTTTTACATAATATTTTTTTAAATTTTCACCATTTGTGTGCTCACCCGGTGAAAATTTTAAACTCTGCAATAGACTATCAATTTCATCCGGGTTCAAAGACCATATAAGGGGTTCTTTATTTAATTTAAGGAAAATATTTGATAAGAAAGCCTGACTGCTAAAAAAAGGTTTTCCATTTTTATCAGGGATTAAGTAAGTAAAAATAAAACTTGCTTTATTCTTTGGAAAATTATTCATAATTTTTAAATTTTCCTGCACTATATCGAGAGGTAAATACATAAATAAACCTTCTGCAAGAAAAATAGTTTTTTTATCAAATGAAAAATTCTTTAAATTTTCCAAAACAGTGTGTAATTTTTTTTGTGCAAGATCCACCGGAATTAAAAATAAATTGTCTCTATTTTCTTTTTGATAATTTTCGAGCATTCTCTGTTTAACTTTTTGCGTCTCGGGATGGTCGATTTCAAATACGTTCACAGATTGTATTTCTTCACTGATCCTAAGGCCTAATGAGTCAGCGCCAGCTCCTAAAATCACAATCTGCTCAGTGCCTGAAAAAAGATTATTTGTTAAAATGATCTCTTCAATTTTTTTCTTGCGCAACAAAAAATAGAGATTGAAGCCTGGTGCAACCGTATTCTCAAATGCTTGCATTAGTAGACGGGAAAACAAAAATCTTCCAGAATTTTTAAAGACTATGGATTTCCAGCCAAAAGCAGTTTTCAAAAATTTTTCGTTAATTTCCTTAGCTTTTTCAGGTACGAAATATTTAAGTTCAGGATTTTTACTTGAATAAGCAATACTTCTTGAGATAAAAAGAGCAGTGGAACTTGCTTTATTTGCTTTCATAAGACTCCTTTGAGAGAATAGTAATTTTATAAAAATTACCATGAGGGTAGCATGCAAAACTCAATTTGGTAATATGTGAGGATTTATTATTTTATGTACTTCCTTGAACAATTTTTCTTATTAAAATGGAATTAAAGTTAAAAAATTAATTTACAATTATATAAATTAATATTATTTTCCTAAAAATAAAGGAGATTGTGATGGATTTATAAAATTTTGAGCGTATTGATAGAGAATTATTTCTGGGCTGGGCGAAAGTAAAGCGAGATAAGGAAATAAAGGGGAATTCACTCAATGAATATCATGCTGTAATTTATCACTTACTCGATACAGGGGCTTGTGCGCATGAAATTTTAAACCGTGAGCCTCTGTTGATTGAAAATATGGGATCACCATTTTTGAAAATTTACTCGCCAAAACTAACTTTCCTACACGAGTAGTGCTGATCCGAATCAGAAAAGAATAACCGCTTAATCGCAAAAAGTTTCCCTACTTGCGTAGTGCTGATCCGAACGAATATATCGGCGCTGGAAAATCGGCCATAAACATTATTATTCTTTAGAAAATCATACTATTTTTTGGCAATTAAATTCGACCTCGTGAGATTTGTAAGAAGAAAATTCAAGACATTTAAAAATATCTATCTCAGAGAAACATTTCTTATTAGAAAAATACAAAAACAAAACTCTAAATTATTTTAATTTTTGAAAAACGCTAAATGGATTTAATAAATGATTGAATTATAGGAAGTATGAGTCAATAGGTTCACCAACTATTCTGAGAAAATCTAGGGAGTAATTTCCCTAGTTTACTTAACCATTTCATGCTGAAAATATATTATGAAACTATTAGAAAAAATAAAACAAAAGTATTATTAGGTATCGGTTGATACTTCTAAGTGCAGAGAAGACTTCACTTAGAGCATTCTTTTATTAAAGAATTAAATTTTTTAACCGCATTTTTATTATTTGCAACAAATTGTTTTGAAAAATAGAAAACTAAGTCGTTTTCAGAATGAAAAAATATTTTGAATTTGCTCTCATTCCAATTTCTTTTTTTTATCTCTTCTGTAGCGGCTTCAAATGGAGATAAAAAAGCATCAAATCGATTTGCTTCTAGCATATCAAAAAGATAAGTAACATCTTTTGGTGATGCAACTATATTATATTTTTGTTCAATTAAAAAATTTTCAGGTCCAGTTCCAATTTTTGCAGCAACTTCAGCCTTTTCTTTAAATTCTTTTAAATTTGGATTTAATGAGGAAGTGCTTTTTAAATACCAATACCATCTATAATTTGCAATTTTATTAGTGGGAATAGCATAATTATTTCGTTCATCAGTTATTCCGGCAGAATAAAAGGCGTGTGCTTTACCCAATTTAACTTCTTCTTGTGCTCTTTTCCAGGGCAAAACTCTAATTTCATATTTTAATTTCATCTTTTTTAATACACATTCCACTACTCTTGTTGCAGAACCTTCAAATTTATTTCCATTAAAATATTGATATGGAGGCCATTCTTGAGTGTTGACAAGCAAATTATTAGCAGAAATTGAAGTAGAATATAATATGCAAATAAATAAAATAGCTCTTTTATACATAATTAAAAGTCCTATTTGTTTCTTGAATTAGTAAATAGAAAATTTTTAGTAAACATATTCCCATTTTCTTATCTGTTACTTTGGATCTCATTAGTCAATATTCTATTGCATTCTTTTTTATAATTTACACTATTCAGAAGTATTTTTTTTCTAACAGGTATGCTGGGAGAAAATGTTTCTATAGCTATAAATTTTAAATTATTAACGTTTTTTACTTGAATTCTGAATTTTGCCTTTATTTTTGTTACACGCTCTCTAATTGCTTTAGATAAAATATTTTTGCTTAAATCAACATATTTCCCAAATAAATTATTAACTTTATAGGGGAGTTTTGAACTAATTGCCTGTTCAATATACTTTGAAATTACATTTCTGCATTTAAAAAAACTTGCTTTTTGAGTCCCTTTTTTTTTGTTTAATTCCTGTTTTATTGTCACACATATGAGAATATTTTTTTTAATTATATCATTATGGCAGATTGAAAAACTCTGATGAGTTTCAGATAGCAAAACGCCCTTTGATTTTAAATTCTCTGCTTTTATTGACTGCCAATCTGATGGTCGTTTAGCAAGAAAGTATTTTTCGTGCAAAGATATTGCGAGTGCTTGTTTGTGCTTAATTTTTTTTCTATTCAAGAAAACGACAAACGCTTTGTAAATTTTAGATTTCAATATCATTTATTGCCTCTGTGAATTAACCTCAATATACGTATGTGCAAAAAGTACCATGTTTTTAATCATAATTCAATTTTCCTTGAGAAATGTCAGTTATTAATTGATATAAATGTGTGGGACGAAATCACTGACATTTGTCCTACAAAATTGACAGTTGAAAACATAAATAATTGATATTACTTGATGGTTCATCAGCTTGTCTCATTGAAGAAAACTTGATTTTTGGCATATATCCCATAATAACAGGATGAGCAGATCTAACGGAAGAGAGAAAACATGTTAAGAACAATTATAACAACTTAAAAGTGGTTGAGGCTAGCACCATTGCTTAAAGAATTTAAAAATCATTTTTCAAATAGACATAGAATTTTCATGGTAGCCTTATTTTGTAAGCTACGAGCAGGAGCTCCATGAATACAAGTAAAATACACATAGCAGACTCACATGGAAATCTTTTAGACTCTATTATAAGTGAAGTCCAAATTCACGGAAATGAACTGCTTCATCCATAATTACGCAGTAATTATGGATGGAGTTTCGTGATTCAGAACGCCCGAAGGTGTTCCAGTGCACAGAGCCGGTCTCCGGTATCTTGTTCATAATTCAATTTTTTCGTCTATTTTAACGAACCAAGCGCAAATTTAAGCATAACAAGTGAACTATTTACATCACGAGATATTGAAAATCCACAATGACAATTGTGAATTCGTTCGGATAAGTCATTTTTTACAATATCTGAACAAGATGCGCTTCTTTGGCTTTGCATTAACTTTCTTGTCTCTAATTCTTCTAATTCATACGCAGCAACTTCTGCTTTCACAAGAACCACTTGAAGGAATTGAGACGGAGAGGTATCTAAAATACTTTTATTTAAACCCGCCTTTCTTGTAGCACCATTTGGAAGATACGCCCTGTCTATTGTTTGAATTTAATATTTATCTTGAAAGTTTTTGTTGAACTTTTTCAATTATTTCTGATGCTCTTCTTACGAAGTGAGGGTTTTTAATTGCACTTAATTGCTGCGCTTCATTTGCTATGGTTAAAAAAGTTGTTACTTCCTAATCAAATGCATGGATATGTGTATCAGAATTTCTTTCTAGCACACATTGATATGTTACAGAAATAATCCAGTCTTCATCTTTTCTAAGTACTTCCATTGTTTTTGGGGTATCGCCATTCATTGACATTCCTCGTATTTGAATTTTGTCCACTCCAGAAATGCGAACAGTACCGCCACGTGCTTTTTTCTTTTTTGCTTGAAAAGTATCAATCATCAAGCCATCACTATATGTTTTATATCCCCAACCTAAAATGCGATCATAGGATTTAAATAGAGGAAAACCAACCGTTTTACATATGAACTTGTTGCAAAGCTCTCGCATGTGATCTGTTACATCTCTTTAAATATCTAAGATTGTTGACAATCTATTGGAAAAACGATACGAAGTCTTTGTTATTCAATGAAAGGACAATTAAAATGAAAATAATTTCTGTTTGCTTATTTTGTCTAACTTTTTCAAATTTTTCAAATGCTATGTCAAATAATGAGTCAGCATTATCGACACCAAAAAAGTTAAGTTGTGAAAACATTGTCTCACCTGAGAGTCCGCAAATATTTAAATTTGGACTTCTCATATATTCTTCAGATTCAAAAGTTGATAAAGGATATTTAACTTATACAGAAAATCTTGTTGAAGAATATACCATGTAGTTTGATATGAAAATATTAAACCAAGATAATAATTATGTTGATGTCGAAGTGGATTCTCAGCCATATAATGTTAAGTTAGACAAAAATAACTACACAGCAAAGATTTCTCATGAAGGGAAAGATTATTATACTTGTAAATAATATCTTTTTCTTTGTTTAAAAATTGATCTTACAAAAAATATTATTCATAGAAAATAAATACTGCAAATAACGTCAGTACAAATCCTGTTGATATGTTTAACCAACCCTTTATGTGTGGCTTCTTTAAAGCCGCACTGGTAAATGAGATGAATATTGTAAGAAAAGTAAACCATAAAAAAATATTCATTGAGTGAATCGTAACAAGTTCAAAACCTCTTTTTATATTGTTCTCACTGGCAATAAAATTTGGAAAGGCAGCAATATAAAATATAGAAACTTTAGGATTGAGTATTTGCGTGATAAAACCATCAATGTAACTTTTTGAAAATTCCACAGGCTTAGCTTTGAAGTGAACAGAAGCATTCATTTTTTGTTTTACTTTTATATTTTTCATGCCAGAAATTATGGATTTTATTCCCATATAGAGAAGATATGTTGCTCCTAATAACTTAACAGCTAAAAAAAGTGACTTGTTGTTCAGTAAAATTGCAGACACTCCAAGAATTGACAGAGCTCCATGTAAATATGTTGCAGAACAAAGACCCAAAACATTGGCCATGGAGTTTTTTTTGCCAAGTCTTGACGCATTGTCAATTATAAGAGCCATATTTGGCCCTGGAGAGATTACTAAGAAAAAAGAAATAATAAAGAATGTTATGAGTGGATTGGTCATTTTACATTTAATTCCGACATTGTTTTTCCTTCGATTATTAAATTTCTGTAAATTTATGTTTTATAATGATAAATTTTTTCCAATAAAAAATGTAAATATGTGCTTAAGCATCACTTTCTTCTTCTTTGCTGATAATCACAGGCTGCGAAAATGCATTCTGCATATAAGTTAATAATTCAAATAAAGAATCTATTAATTTTTCGGGATCATTATTTTCGGGGCTGAGAGAGATTGACGTTGGTGAAACTGTATAGCTTATGCTTGGATAATGACATTCGTGTATACCTAAGCAAGATTCTTTTTGTGAGTATATCAATCGGTGATTCCAGAAATGCCCTTTAGGAGAATAAAAATCTTTTTTTTCTTGCACGCTAAGTTCTTGAAACTGATCGTGAAATAAATTACTGTCAAAAACGATTTGCTTTTGTTTTTCCATATCAAATAAGAGACATCCATTTTTTTCATTTGGGTCAGTCGTGTTTATGCTTATATCTTTTAAGTAAAAGTAAAATTTATTTGATATTTTGCATTTATAAATTTTTGCACTGGATGTAGATGTGTATTTTTTAAAACGTGCAAGAATTTTTTCTTCCTCTGTCATGGTAACTGTTTTAAAAGACTGGCTGTGCCAGTTTTTTAAAATTTCTTGAGTATTTGAATTGTTTTCTTTAAAGCAAACAACAGCATCTATTCCGCAATAAGGGCAAAGAGCAGTGAGATTGTTATCAATATACTCTTTTATTTCAATTGTCTCATACGTTTTTAAGCAATAGTAACAGGAACAATTTTTATATTTTTCAATTATATGCTTGTTCTTAAAGCTTAATTTGCTTTGCTCATTCATTCTATCTCCGAGAAATTTATGTATTTCAGTTTAAGAAAATTAATCCTTTTTTTGCTGCCCATTTTTGTAATCTGAACTTTACTTTTTATGAAAAATTTCTCAATAACTAAATAACGATATAACTCTATTTGCAGATTTTGCAAAGCCTTTTTTTCAATTCTGTTTATAGGTATTTTAATAAAACAGTAATCACTCAATGGTATATCGATTAAAATAAAATCTCTCAGCCGATTTTAGCAAAAATCATTTTTTGCAAAAAAACGGGTATAAATTTATATTGATATGTTGTAAATTCATTTTTATGATTAAAATAATTAGAAAATAATTGAAAATATCTCTGAAATTGTTAAGATAAAGCTCTTGATTAGTGGAATAAACGTTTTAAATTAGAGGCTTATATGGAACAGACAGAATCAGCTCCTATCGAGCAAAGTGAAAACAGCAATACATCCAACTCACTCAGTCGGGAAGAAATCAAAACATTTTCTATTTCAGCCCTGGGTGGTTCCTTAGAATTTTATGATTTCGTTGTCTATGTCTTTTTTGCTCAAATAATTGGTCAATTGTTTTTTGATACAAGTACAAAAGTTGGTTCATTATTAATATCATTTACAGTTTTTGCAAGTGGTTATTTAGCAAGAGTTTTAGGTGGAGTGCTATTCAGTCACTTTGGTGACAAAAGTGGGCGGAAAAATTCTTTTGCCTTAACCGTTTTTCTAATGGCCGCACCAACTTTTATTATCGGAATTCTACCGACTTATGCACAAATTGGGATCACCGCAACCTTTTTATTGATAGCCTGTCGAATTGCACAAGGACTTGCTATTGGTGGAGAAATCCCTTGTTCCATAACTTTTATTTATGAACATGCACATAAATCGAGAAGAGGATTTGCTTGTGGGGTGCTTTTCTGTGGAATTATTTTAGGAATTTTTCTTGGCTCTTCAGCAGGTGCTCTGCTCAATCACTATTTAACCAAAGAGGAACTTTATTCCTGGGGATGGCGATTGCCATTTTTAGCTGGCGGTGTCTTGGGGTTAATCGGTGTTTATTTACGTAGATTTTTAAAAGAAACCCCTGTATTTAAAAAAATGAAAAAAGAAAATATCAAGTTACCAGTATCCCTTGTAATTGCGGAATATAAATTTGAACTATTGCAAACAGCTGTCAGTATTTTAGCTTTAGCAGTTGCTGTGACTCTTTTTTTACTCTACTTACCAACATATTTAAATGTTTATCATGGTTTTGAAGCAGATGATATTTTATTTATCAATTCAGTAGCTGTTTTTGTTTATGCTATTATAATTATTTTAGGTGGTATTTTATGTGATAAAATCGGACCTAAAAAAGTGCTGAATTTTGGGTTGATCCTTTTAATTATTTTTTCCTATCCAATATTTTATTTTTTTAGACCTGATAATTTTAATTCTATTTATTTTTGTTATGCTATTGTGTCAGTGGCGACAGCCTGTATTACTGCTGGAAGTATTTATCTTTTAGCCCAATCATTTCCTACCAAAATCCGGTATTCTGGTGCATCTTTGAGTTATAATCTAGCCTTTGGGATATTTGGTGGATTTACTCCCTTGATAGCCACGACCTTGATTAAAGAAACTGAGTTAAAAGCATCTCCGGCTTTTTATATGATTCTAGTTTCAACGATTGCTTTAATTTTAAATTTCTTTCATTCTAAAAAAGAAATTGAGTGAGAGTTAAAATATTAAGAAAAAAACTTTTTAAGCTCAGTTGAGTAGGGTTCTAATTGAAAACCATTCTTCTTAATCCACTCACTATTGTAATATGTTTTTAAGTAGCGAGAGCTTGAGTCACAGAATAAGGTAACAATGGAACCTCTTTCTCCTTTTTTCTTCATTTTTTTAGCAATTTCATAAACTCCATATAAATTCGTTCCCGTTGAAGGTCCCCGCGCATAAGCCATTTCATTGGCTAAAAAATGCATTGCAGCAATGGATGCTGAGTCGGGAACCTGAATCATGTGATCGACTATATTTTTTATAAATGATTTTTCAACCCGCGGTCTGCCTATCCCCTCGATACAAGAGCTTCTATTGATATGAGCATCCTCAGAAACTTTACCGTTAAAATAATCATAAAATATAGAATTTTCAGGATCGACTACGCAAACCTTTGTGTTATATCCTTGGTAGCGGATGTAGCGTCCGATTGTAGCACTCGTACCACCTGTACCAGCACCAATCACAATCCAAGTAGGAATAGGATACCGTTCTTGCTCCATCTGCTGAAAAATAGATTCAGCGATATTGTTATTGCCACGCCAATCCGTTGCTCGTTCTGCATAAGTAAACTGATCCATAAAGTGACAATTTTTATTTTTAGAAAGTTTTTCTGCTTCCTCAGGCACTTGAGTTGCATTGTCGACCAAATGGCATTTGCCACCATAAAATTCAATTTTTAAAATTTTTTCTTTTGAAGTATTCTTAGGCATAACTGCAATAAACTTGAGTCCTAGCATTCGGGCGAAATAGGCCTCTGAGACTGCTGTCGAACCTGATGATGCTTCTATAATTGTACTTTTTTCGTTTATCCAACCATTGCAAAGTGCATAAAGAAACAACGAACGAGCCAGTCTGTGTTTGAGGCTACCAGTCGGATGTGCGGCTTCATCTTTAAAACAAATGTCTATCCCTTCGAGGGAGGGAATATTTGCTTTAAAAAGATGTGTGTCAGCTGAGCGATTAAAATCTGCATTTATTTTTTTTATTGCAATATTTAGCCATTCTTGACTCATTATAGACTCCAAGTTTTATTAATTATTTTCGTGGTGGATATTTTTTTAATTTTCTTTGCAAACTTTGCCGATGCAACCCTAATTTTTTTGCAGCATTGGTGATATTGCCTTGGCATTCAGCTAAAACATATTCAATATATTCTCTTTCATGTCGTGCGAGACTTGGAGAGCTATCATTGACTGGATTGTTGAGAATTTGTTCTGAAGTCTCTTCTTCAAATAATGCTTTTTCAAGTTGTGAGAAATTGATTGGTTTAGTGAGATAATTCACAGCACCTTTTTTCATTGCTTGGACAGCCGTTGCGAGACTTGGATAACCTGTGAGCATCACGATTCGACATGCAGGTGAGATATTATGTATTTTTTCGACACATTGAATGCCATTGTCGTTTTTTAAACGGAGATCCACCACAGCGTATTGAATAGGAATATCAGGAATTTCACTCATATTTTCGATGGCTATAATTTCAAAACCTCTGTCTTCAAACTCAAGGGCAAGAGATGTGCGAAAGTCTTCATTGTCTTCTAATATTAAAATCTTTTTTTTATGCATTTATATTTGGCCTCCCTCATAAATAGGAATGAGAAACCGTGCGCAGGCTCCTTGTTTGTTATTATTTTCCAATAAAAAATGTCCTCCCACTGCAGATGCAAAAGTAAATGCATTATAAAGGCCAAGACCAACACCATCTGTTTTTGTTGTCACAAAAGGCTGGCCGGCATATTTTTGCACGACTTCTGGCCAACCAGAACCTTCATCTAATATGGAAAGAGAGATATATTTATTTTCGATACTTAAAGTAACTAAAATTGGAATATATTCGTATGACTTTTTGGTGCTTATTGTAGCCTGCTCTGCATTGTCAAGAATATCTACAAATGCTTTTGTAAAAGCCAATACAGGTATAAAACATTCTACTTTTTCTGCATCTTCATTTATATATACACTTGCTCTGCGGGTTTTAGTATTCCAACTTTGGCTGATATCTTTTATAATTTGTGCAATGTTTTTCTTTTCAAAATTTGTTTTTTCATTTGATAAACTGCTTTTGCTCATTTGGCGAATCGCATTTTCACATTGTGACACGGCTTTGAGAATAGTTTTATAATCATCATTTTCATACAAATGATTTTTACGTGCCAATCTTTCTACTCTTAATTTAATTGTATTGAGAGGGGTGGCAAACTCATGAGAAAAGCCAGAAGAAAGTGCTCCAAGGGCTCTTAATTTATCGATGCGATTGTTTTCTGCTTGCAATTTTTCTGAAAATTTCTTTTGTAAACTCAGGGAACAGGTTAACCAATATGTTAAGATAAAAATAAGTAAACTAACAGTGATTTGCGAAGGAATTAGAATTTGACTTGAAGTTGGTCCTTTGCTGATAGCAGGTGGCATATCTGCAGGAGAATGTAAAAGTAAGACGCTTGAAATAACAATTAAACAAAAGATTAGGGCTGTTCTTCCTCTTAATAGTATTGCTCCTAAAGAAATATGCAAAAAGATAATAGGAAGAAATGGATTCCAAGCACCGCCTGTTAAAATTAATATAAAAGTAACAGCGCTAAGATCACAAAGCAGCTGAAAAAATATAATTCCGTTAGAGATACTTTTAAGTTTTCGAGTTAAATAATAAGCACATATATTAAGAAATGCTAAATTAACAATTGTAAAAAGATATACAGAAATATAGGCTCGGTTTATCCATCCATGGTTCAAAGCAAAATGCAGGCAAATCATTTGTGATAAAATTGCCAACCAGCGTAAGCGGATAAGCCATGTGAGTTTTGTTCTATTTTCATCTGGAAAGCCATGTCCCAAAATAAAACCAGAAATTTTTCTTTGCAAGAGTCTGTCTGACATTTGATATCCATATTTTTTAAATGCTCCTTAATGGAGCTCTTTCTGCATATTTAACTCATATAAAAAACAATACCAAGGGGTTTGCTCGTCTTTTTTAAAGAGATTTTTTAAATTTCTTTGAATCAATTCATGAAGCACTTTCTTTTTCTTTTAGATCTGCTAGCTCTATTGTTTGTCAGTTGACAGGACTGTATTCATTTTGATTTGTATGAGGAGTTATTAAGT
Coding sequences:
- a CDS encoding PLP-dependent cysteine synthase family protein is translated as MSQEWLNIAIKKINADFNRSADTHLFKANIPSLEGIDICFKDEAAHPTGSLKHRLARSLFLYALCNGWINEKSTIIEASSGSTAVSEAYFARMLGLKFIAVMPKNTSKEKILKIEFYGGKCHLVDNATQVPEEAEKLSKNKNCHFMDQFTYAERATDWRGNNNIAESIFQQMEQERYPIPTWIVIGAGTGGTSATIGRYIRYQGYNTKVCVVDPENSIFYDYFNGKVSEDAHINRSSCIEGIGRPRVEKSFIKNIVDHMIQVPDSASIAAMHFLANEMAYARGPSTGTNLYGVYEIAKKMKKKGERGSIVTLFCDSSSRYLKTYYNSEWIKKNGFQLEPYSTELKKFFS
- a CDS encoding response regulator transcription factor, with amino-acid sequence MHKKKILILEDNEDFRTSLALEFEDRGFEIIAIENMSEIPDIPIQYAVVDLRLKNDNGIQCVEKIHNISPACRIVMLTGYPSLATAVQAMKKGAVNYLTKPINFSQLEKALFEEETSEQILNNPVNDSSPSLARHEREYIEYVLAECQGNITNAAKKLGLHRQSLQRKLKKYPPRK
- a CDS encoding sensor histidine kinase gives rise to the protein MSDRLLQRKISGFILGHGFPDENRTKLTWLIRLRWLAILSQMICLHFALNHGWINRAYISVYLFTIVNLAFLNICAYYLTRKLKSISNGIIFFQLLCDLSAVTFILILTGGAWNPFLPIIFLHISLGAILLRGRTALIFCLIVISSVLLLHSPADMPPAISKGPTSSQILIPSQITVSLLIFILTYWLTCSLSLQKKFSEKLQAENNRIDKLRALGALSSGFSHEFATPLNTIKLRVERLARKNHLYENDDYKTILKAVSQCENAIRQMSKSSLSNEKTNFEKKNIAQIIKDISQSWNTKTRRASVYINEDAEKVECFIPVLAFTKAFVDILDNAEQATISTKKSYEYIPILVTLSIENKYISLSILDEGSGWPEVVQKYAGQPFVTTKTDGVGLGLYNAFTFASAVGGHFLLENNNKQGACARFLIPIYEGGQI